The DNA sequence CGCACAATCCCGGCACTCTGCACTGTCAGACGGTCGCCTACCGGGCGCTTATCATCGGCGGACAGCGCAGTATCAACCGCAGCCAGCAGGTCAGCCGAGGCGCTGCCGTCCCCCTCCGTTGATAGCACGGATACCACCACCACCGCTGGCGAGGGGCTGGAGGCTTTGGCATCGGCTACCTTGCCGCTGGCACTCCTGGCGAAATACTCATAGGCACCGGTTGGCCCGGCCACACTCAACCCCTCAAAGGCGGCCTGCGCCCGTAACCGCAATGCGCTGTCGCTCTCCATCACCGCATCAGCGGTGTCGGTGGCGTCTGTAATGGTCAGTCGTTGGGTATTCAGGTTGGCCGCCAGATTATCCAGATCGGATGACACTGCATGACTGAGCAGACACGCTTCCGCGCCTTCGTTAATCCGCTGGCGTAGCATCATTTCCCGGTACGCGATCACCTGCGCTATTACCGTTAACGGCTCGGACTCCAGCGCCAGCGCAGCACTGACCGATGCACGCTGAGTGGCCGGGAACGCGGCAATCATCACCGCTTTCACATCCTGAAGGATGGCTTCGAAGTCCAGCACTTCGATTACCTGCGGCTGGGGTAGCTGCGATAAATCAACCGTTGCCATTACTGTGACTCCCAAGCGTAATGGTGGAGTGAATCTCCTGCATCGTGGTGGTAATCAGCCCCGACAGTTCAGCATCCACCGCCCCGGATGCTGAATAACGAATGGTCACAGTCGTCAGCGTGATGCGGGGCTCCCAGCGCGCCAGCGCAATAACGGCCGCACTCATTAACTGAAGCCGGGTCACGTTATTTTGCGGCGCATCCAGCAGGTCGGGGATCAGGCTGCCATAGTCGCGACGCATCACGCGTGAGGCCAGTGGCGTGGTCAGAATG is a window from the Dickeya lacustris genome containing:
- a CDS encoding baseplate assembly protein; amino-acid sequence: MATVDLSQLPQPQVIEVLDFEAILQDVKAVMIAAFPATQRASVSAALALESEPLTVIAQVIAYREMMLRQRINEGAEACLLSHAVSSDLDNLAANLNTQRLTITDATDTADAVMESDSALRLRAQAAFEGLSVAGPTGAYEYFARSASGKVADAKASSPSPAVVVVSVLSTEGDGSASADLLAAVDTALSADDKRPVGDRLTVQSAGIVRYTIQAVLYRYPGPESEPIQQAAQQALTSWLGTQGRIGRDVARSAIMAALHVQGVQRVDLLEPSQDIAISDTQAAYCTGFTVTEGGSDE
- a CDS encoding GPW/gp25 family protein gives rise to the protein MSATYTGMNPHGAGTLSDADHLWQSVRDILTTPLASRVMRRDYGSLIPDLLDAPQNNVTRLQLMSAAVIALARWEPRITLTTVTIRYSASGAVDAELSGLITTTMQEIHSTITLGSHSNGNG